One window of the Leptospira koniambonensis genome contains the following:
- a CDS encoding M14 family zinc carboxypeptidase — protein sequence MTGFFRVFLLGFLFYSFIVSCSVLRETIPSRPLNDGSISVLLKIDKNAREEFEKATSWEVPYTFIEKDHSYAVIHREKLKTYGFPKEGINIAKGMPFKYYSGNYQDSLSESIFALADIKKGYKDNILNSHYLFWVHKLFPKHSQYKIIGKSARGREIPAILLTDTNIPDEDKISVLFNCAHHSNEVVSVEHCYDVIYELLAHKKKYSDIFAKLKIWVVPIVNPDGSRVFWHENISMGRKNGYPGWGQVTEKDNPGVDINRNYPFFWGKTKSNQTSSVSNSVFFRGPYAGSEPETQAMMNLAEKERFAASISYHAFANCILVPYTIDGTSNPEPDLVWNLGKRIASSVESKNPNHNFSAKKNIYGVDGVDQDYYFFKYGTLAYLIESSHLNPPYSDVPKIVESLRPAWAILLEEIADGSKLYFKIKDEHGNPIVANIKYDKILFYHGEVRTSRKEDGMFFQSFPGIRGIKLKVEKEGYETFNWEGTTWRSWKAIDIVLKKKAPAQ from the coding sequence GTGACGGGCTTCTTTCGGGTCTTTCTACTCGGCTTCCTATTTTATTCTTTTATAGTTTCCTGTTCTGTACTCAGGGAAACCATTCCTTCTCGCCCATTAAATGACGGATCTATCTCTGTTCTTCTGAAAATAGATAAAAACGCAAGAGAAGAATTTGAGAAGGCCACTTCATGGGAAGTCCCTTATACATTCATTGAGAAGGATCATAGTTATGCAGTGATCCACAGGGAAAAACTAAAGACTTATGGTTTCCCTAAAGAAGGGATCAATATTGCGAAAGGAATGCCATTTAAATATTATTCTGGAAATTACCAGGATTCATTATCAGAATCCATTTTTGCATTAGCAGATATCAAAAAAGGTTATAAGGATAATATTTTAAACTCTCATTATCTGTTTTGGGTTCACAAACTTTTTCCTAAACACTCTCAGTATAAGATAATAGGAAAATCGGCTAGGGGAAGAGAAATCCCAGCAATTTTACTCACAGATACGAATATTCCAGATGAAGATAAAATTTCAGTTCTATTCAATTGCGCCCATCATTCTAATGAAGTTGTTTCTGTAGAACATTGTTATGATGTGATCTATGAACTTTTAGCTCATAAGAAGAAGTATTCAGATATTTTCGCAAAGTTGAAGATCTGGGTAGTTCCAATCGTAAACCCAGATGGTTCTCGTGTGTTTTGGCATGAAAATATTTCCATGGGAAGAAAGAACGGATATCCTGGTTGGGGACAGGTAACTGAAAAAGATAATCCAGGAGTGGATATAAATCGTAACTATCCTTTCTTTTGGGGAAAAACAAAATCGAATCAAACTTCTTCCGTATCGAATAGTGTATTTTTTAGAGGACCTTACGCGGGTTCGGAGCCTGAGACACAAGCAATGATGAATTTAGCGGAGAAGGAGAGGTTTGCAGCTTCTATCAGTTATCATGCATTTGCAAATTGCATTTTAGTTCCGTACACAATTGATGGGACTTCAAATCCGGAACCTGATCTGGTTTGGAATTTAGGAAAGAGGATCGCTTCTTCTGTAGAAAGTAAAAATCCAAATCATAATTTCAGCGCTAAGAAAAATATCTATGGCGTAGACGGAGTAGACCAAGATTATTATTTCTTTAAGTATGGAACACTTGCTTATTTAATAGAATCTTCTCATTTGAATCCACCTTATTCAGATGTTCCTAAAATTGTAGAATCTTTGAGACCTGCTTGGGCAATTCTTTTGGAGGAAATCGCAGACGGAAGTAAATTATACTTCAAGATCAAAGATGAACATGGGAATCCTATAGTCGCAAACATCAAATATGATAAGATTCTTTTTTATCATGGAGAAGTTAGGACTTCTCGTAAAGAAGATGGAATGTTCTTCCAATCCTTTCCTGGAATACGTGGTATTAAGTTAAAGGTTGAAAAAGAAGGATACGAAACATTCAACTGGGAAGGAACTACTTGGAGATCCTGGAAAGCTATAGATATTGTTTTAAAGAAAAAAGCTCCTGCCCAATAA
- a CDS encoding DMT family transporter yields MTRYKNEAALIFCTLIWGGTFSATKLSLVSISSCLFIGIRFAIATFVFVIYILLKNRKHPVSYPNWKTNKSLYFLAFLLGFWMFMGFAFETIGLKYTTATKSGFLTGTLVVITPILQTLFLRRLPSSGNLIGVIVVMFGLFFLSAESVGEDHKFVISYHLGDVLTLGGAFFFSLYIIYVDKASKSCPLDILLLSQTLVTSVFAFLLAFILDWTEFEPLFIKMDSRVMPALFYNGLISSVGTTFLQTKYQKGISPTRAGLIFSLEPVFSAILAYFTLEERLDATGLIGCSLVLTGVLLAELLGREKKF; encoded by the coding sequence ATGACCAGATATAAAAACGAGGCAGCCTTAATCTTTTGCACCTTGATTTGGGGTGGAACCTTCTCCGCTACAAAGCTAAGTTTAGTTTCTATTTCTTCCTGTTTGTTTATTGGTATTCGATTTGCGATCGCTACATTTGTTTTTGTAATTTATATTCTTCTTAAAAATAGAAAGCACCCAGTATCTTATCCGAATTGGAAAACAAACAAATCTTTATACTTCTTAGCTTTCCTATTGGGCTTTTGGATGTTTATGGGATTTGCATTCGAGACAATTGGTTTAAAATATACTACTGCCACTAAGTCCGGATTTTTGACTGGGACCTTAGTAGTCATCACTCCTATTTTACAAACTTTATTCTTAAGACGTTTGCCCAGTTCTGGAAACTTGATCGGGGTGATTGTAGTAATGTTTGGACTATTCTTTCTTTCGGCTGAGTCGGTTGGAGAAGATCATAAATTTGTAATATCCTATCATCTAGGAGATGTTCTTACTTTAGGTGGAGCATTTTTCTTCTCTCTTTATATTATCTATGTGGATAAGGCGAGTAAGTCCTGTCCTTTGGACATTCTTCTTTTATCCCAAACATTAGTGACGAGCGTATTTGCTTTTCTTTTGGCATTCATTCTGGACTGGACCGAATTCGAACCTTTGTTTATCAAAATGGATTCAAGAGTAATGCCTGCATTGTTTTATAATGGCTTGATCTCTTCTGTAGGAACTACATTCTTACAAACAAAATACCAAAAGGGAATTTCTCCCACAAGAGCAGGGCTGATTTTTTCTTTGGAGCCAGTCTTCTCCGCTATTCTTGCTTATTTTACTTTGGAAGAAAGATTAGATGCTACTGGTTTGATCGGATGTAGTTTAGTGCTCACAGGTGTTTTGTTAGCCGAACTATTAGGTAGAGAAAAAAAGTTTTAG
- a CDS encoding DUF2147 domain-containing protein: protein MKKSLVLFVVLAAFLVGESVFADALPVVGKWKTIDDEDGKEKSVVELYEQGGKIYGKIASLRDPLDKDGKPKVCTKCEGADKDKPVIGLVIIKGLSLDDDEYTGGTIMDPNNGKTYKCKLKATDGGAKLNVRGFIGFSLIGRTQTWLKK, encoded by the coding sequence ATGAAAAAATCACTCGTTTTATTTGTCGTTTTGGCGGCGTTTTTAGTAGGCGAATCTGTATTTGCTGACGCGCTTCCAGTAGTCGGAAAATGGAAGACTATAGACGACGAAGACGGTAAAGAAAAGTCCGTAGTAGAACTCTACGAGCAAGGTGGCAAGATTTACGGAAAGATTGCTAGCTTAAGAGATCCTTTGGACAAAGACGGCAAGCCAAAAGTTTGTACCAAATGTGAAGGTGCAGACAAAGACAAACCTGTTATCGGTCTTGTTATTATCAAAGGTCTGAGCCTGGATGATGACGAGTATACCGGAGGAACCATTATGGATCCTAATAACGGTAAAACATATAAATGTAAATTAAAAGCCACTGATGGTGGTGCTAAATTGAACGTTAGAGGGTTCATCGGTTTTTCTTTGATCGGTAGAACTCAGACTTGGCTTAAAAAATAA
- a CDS encoding DUF2147 domain-containing protein translates to MKRTSAIFLFVLFFAGAFSLSADPAPVTGVWRTFNDAGTKEESTVEIYEKDGKIFGKILTLIDPNDKDGKPARCTECDGPEKDKPILGMVIIKGLGADGDKWTGGRILDPNDGTWYKCSLKATDGGKKLEVRGYIGFSLIGRSQFWQKK, encoded by the coding sequence ATGAAGAGGACGAGCGCAATATTCTTATTCGTATTATTCTTTGCGGGAGCATTTAGTCTTTCTGCAGATCCTGCTCCGGTTACAGGAGTTTGGAGAACATTCAACGATGCAGGAACAAAGGAAGAATCTACAGTTGAGATCTATGAGAAGGACGGAAAAATTTTCGGAAAAATCCTAACCCTTATCGATCCAAATGATAAAGATGGAAAACCTGCTCGTTGTACTGAATGTGATGGACCTGAAAAAGATAAACCTATCTTAGGAATGGTAATCATCAAAGGATTAGGAGCTGACGGAGACAAATGGACTGGCGGACGTATTCTTGATCCAAACGATGGAACTTGGTACAAATGTAGTCTGAAAGCAACCGATGGCGGAAAAAAATTAGAAGTCCGCGGTTATATCGGATTCTCCTTGATTGGTCGTTCCCAATTCTGGCAGAAAAAATAA
- a CDS encoding formylglycine-generating enzyme family protein: MNSYSFRPIHFIILFLSLIFLAAPHVLGSPDPSKPCYGKKIKGMQCIPEGYFIRGSNTHDPDESPEQKIYLSDFFMDLYEVTNEDFSKCIEEGSCKDCLYNGTCDYIGPAYGDLYLKPKQPVLGVSWYTAKEYCEWAGKRLPTEAEWEKAARGPKGNLFPWGNKPANCKLAVIEEDERKGCVYKKINPPNLMPTAPVGSRPAGVYGLFDMAGNSWEWVQDWYSENYKTCGEACNGKDPKGPCEGEDNCPGFDKKTLKGGSWWWPSSYARGSKRRAHVPQNYPEYHHFGFRCAKDAG; encoded by the coding sequence ATGAACTCATATTCCTTTCGTCCGATCCATTTTATTATTCTATTTTTATCTTTAATCTTTTTGGCCGCCCCTCATGTGCTCGGATCTCCCGACCCGAGCAAACCTTGTTACGGTAAAAAAATCAAAGGAATGCAATGTATTCCGGAAGGATATTTTATCCGCGGAAGTAATACACATGATCCGGACGAATCACCCGAACAAAAAATTTATCTCAGCGACTTCTTCATGGATCTATACGAGGTCACAAATGAAGACTTCAGCAAATGTATAGAAGAAGGTTCCTGCAAAGATTGTCTTTATAACGGAACCTGTGATTATATCGGACCTGCTTATGGAGATCTATATCTAAAGCCAAAACAGCCGGTTCTTGGAGTGAGTTGGTATACTGCAAAAGAATACTGTGAATGGGCAGGTAAACGACTTCCGACAGAAGCAGAATGGGAAAAGGCCGCCAGAGGACCAAAAGGGAATTTATTTCCTTGGGGGAACAAACCCGCAAATTGTAAGTTAGCCGTCATCGAAGAAGACGAAAGAAAAGGTTGTGTTTATAAAAAAATTAATCCTCCAAATTTAATGCCAACCGCTCCTGTAGGAAGTAGACCAGCAGGAGTTTACGGATTATTTGATATGGCAGGAAATTCCTGGGAATGGGTCCAAGACTGGTACTCCGAAAATTACAAAACATGTGGAGAAGCATGTAACGGAAAAGATCCGAAAGGGCCTTGCGAGGGAGAAGATAACTGTCCTGGTTTTGATAAAAAAACCTTAAAAGGTGGATCCTGGTGGTGGCCCTCAAGTTATGCAAGGGGTTCTAAAAGAAGAGCCCATGTTCCTCAAAATTACCCTGAATATCATCATTTTGGGTTCCGTTGTGCGAAAGACGCTGGTTAA